The Bombyx mori chromosome 8, ASM3026992v2 genomic sequence ATCTACATTTTTGCACTCTTGTTACTACTTTTAATGGCAGAGGGTTTCGGCTAATCAGCTTTAAATATAACATCCCCACTGCTGTTTCACTACGGAAATAGCCGGCCAGTGAACCAAATCTGAATTTCACTGTAAGCGTATGTTATGCCAGTGAACTTACAGCTAAGAACCAGCTGTAGTAATGAAATTTGCAATAGGCCCAATCTATTTGGTCCTAACgccatttatttaacaaaacacACATCTTTGAAACGTATCAGACATATTTCAAAAAACAATTGATATCAcaaatacaaaatcaaataaagtacatattactacgtttttataaaaaacgaAAATCGACAAAGATCTATGACGCTTTATTCAGCTAAACGAATTCTAAACCATATTTGGGAACAAGATTCGCAGATGTCACATGAGTCATAGAGCCACACTATTTATCATCAATGGATAACTGCTATGGACATTGGATTCTACATGGTTGCTCAGCCACACCCGCGCGTCactgatttttttatcaaatctcAGTGAACCATTGCATTATGGAATAGCCTTCTCGCTAGTTCTCCTGATAGTGACAAAACAAAGCCTATCTCTAAGAGATAAAGTAGGTACTTAAAATTTTGGTCGACTATAAAAATTAGGCTTCGATTTTCATGTGACTTCAACTGCTCTACCAGAGCGTTAATGAACGTTGCTGATCAAAGTACAAGTCCCATGAGTATCCTATTTAGCTTAGCCTCAATCTCCCTCACTCGCAGAGCCAATCACACGGCAACCTCGGCATTTTATTCGCAGGCCACGGCAAATAACCAGCCGTCTTGAAAACCCAATAGTCATAAGATACTTTGCTGATTAGAAGCACTAAAACTAACACTTCTAGGCCTATAATGTAGTAAATGTAGTCTGTCCAATCTCTGGGCGTGTGGCAGACGCGAGATTCCACCAGGTCCACCACCGGACCTAGCCCATCCTGGCATTCCAGGCTTTTGTAATCCGGTACGCTCTTGAAATTTTCTAATAGCCATGGCTGAAATCAAACATAATTAATAGCATTAGTATGAACAGGAAGATAAGCTTACCATCCATCTAGTGCTGAGTGGTTGCTGGAGCTAACAGATATCACAGCGTGAATttcgccaccttgagacatgatgaGGTCAAAGCTTCAACTGTCTTTTACTGGTGCAGAATGAGTGCCTTGCTGAGAAATGACGGTACCTATCCACGTGAGGTCACAATACGGGCTGCCATCATTAATTGCGCAAAATTAGAGAAATtgcttgttaaattttattttactatcagTACCTGTAGGATTTATTTGAGTACCATTTCAGCCGCATCCCTTAACACACATTAACTCTAATCCGATTTAAGGTCTATATTGTATCGATATGATCGTATCTTGTTCTTAACTCCCGAGCGCATGAGGCTTCGTACTACACACGGCAAGTGACCCCAAATCTTTGAATCGTCTGAACTATCAAACTAAATTGTCTTCTAGGATGTTCAAAACATGGCAACACTGTTCGTTGCAGCAGCGCCGCGTCATGACATTTTCCAAAAAGGCTACATACAACATTTAAGATAGTTATAATTGACCTACAAATAGTTCATGTTAACTATTATAACTATCATTATGTAAAAGACGGTACATATTAAAATGCAGTTTGTTGATTTCGTTCTGCCGCCTAGCAACTGAGGCGCTGACAGATGACGTTTTAGCAGCTCCGAGATAACATGGTGACTCAAAAATATCATCGGTATTCACCAACTCAATGTTGAccgtggtttttttttggtcaggaggaaatcgccggacttccgccctccattGAGGATGGCGGGCGgagtatgtcggagtcgaaccgactaaaacctcctgtcactcaacaaccaagttccaaacctcgcatgagacagaactcatgaaaaggcaaaagagGGTGACCGTGGTAATGACAGTGTCCTCGAATTACCACATTACTTTTCCACCAGTTATGTCATATGCGCGACTACAATCCGCAGCAGTAAAGAATAGCTTAATAGAACATAACAAAATACCTTCAATGTCTTCTCGGTGTTGCAGTCGCAGTGAATGAAGTTTCCCGCTATAGACAAAGCAGGTCCGGTCGTTTCAAAACTATTTGACAAGACGTACGTATGAATCTGCAAAAGCAATtaaacatacaaaatatatcTGTCTGCAATCCTCAATCAGTAAAAGTAGACATCTCATTCTCTCACAgactaaatgtttatttttctctttctagtgtcgctttttcgtttgaTTCTCAAATCGCAACAATGCCTTCGATCCACTGAAGTAAAGGTTTATGCTTCGATCCCACAAAAGGCGTTGTCAAACATCTTATTAGTCTGTTAAGTATTTGCTGAGAGGATTTGCAGgacttcgcagaatttaccacgggatcggaatggtgacccactgagaaaatccggagagaaactcagtaggttaaAATCTCATATTTCAAGGACGGCGTTCACGGTAAACAATTGAGGCTGCCTAACTATCAACGCGTCTTGCTatcaatattacattatttatgaaACATTCGCATTTTATATGGAGCTTAATTCAACTTACAGTCTTCAGTTTGTTATGTGCGATCGAGAAGAGCATGAAATTCCCGATGAACTTCGTTCCCTCGAGTTCTAGAATATTCGGAATGTCGTTGTAGTCCACGATCAGCTGCCGCAGATGTCCGTAGCTCTCATCCGCGCCGACCGCCTCAAGAGATGTTATCTATAAAGTATTCACAATTTAGCGCCGTCGATGTTTCCTACCACAGGATCTGACGTGGTTATAGTTATTCCAGCCTCTTTCCCCAGCCTCTTTCCCCCTCTCTTTACTGGTAACCATTCGATCGACCTTTACCGCAGACTATCTTCATGTTCAAGTCTGTAAGAAGATGTCTATCTCATGTCACAGTAGGCGGTGGCGTACACTTTCAGGTTTCGGTAACCAGATACACAGATCTCATTAATATCTATGACATCTGTCATAAACCATTTCGACATGAAAGGCATCCTCTATAATCCTGAAAACAGACCAGGCTTAAAGATCTGGAGGTCCGTTGTGACATTCCTGTCGATTTCCACTCACATTATTAAAAGACACGTTCAACTTGACAGTATTGGGCGGCAGATTTGTCGGCATCTCCTTGAGCTGCCTCTCGGCGCAGTCCACCGAGACCAGGTTGGTGACCTCGTTCTCGATGATCTCCAGGCGCTCCGGGGCGCAGGTGCAGTTGATGTCAGCTGGTATTATCTCGCGGCATCTCTCATTCATCTGAACAACAGTGAAGAGTATTTCACAATATTTGCGTCACAAGaacgattcatttttatagatttttcaTTTGGAATCGTTTGTTGTTTATGTCTTTTGTTAGAGTCAAATATAGAACCGCGTGTAATAAATGTGATAAAGGCTATGGACTCGTACGTACAAAGTATACTTCTGTTTAGTAAAGTACctgtaaaaatgttataataaattcaGTAATGGAcgaggattttttttaagaatagcCCTATTAGTTTGACTGCTGTCTCCATCGAAACTACACCTCTAGTCTAGAATAAAATTTTTTCATGAATTGATTAAAGATATCGCGTCTTCATAATAAATGTATCGAAACCAATTAAAATCTGTAAGATAACATATTCATAACATATaacaaatacgtactcaacaaatgttcacgattgatttccacggtgaaggaataacatcgtgtaataaaaatcaaacccgcaaaaattataatttgcgtaattactggtggtaggagtgaggtaggacctcttgtgagtccgcgcgggtgggtaccaccaccctgcctatttctgccgtgaagcagtaatgcgtttcggtttgaagggtggggcagccgttgtaacttacttgagaccttagaacttatatctcaaggtgggtggcgcatttacgttgtggatgtctatgggctccagtaaccacttaacaccaggtgggctgtgagctcgtccacccatctaagcaataaataaaaaaaaagcatgaacATATCATCGTGTGATTACGATTTCAAGCTACGGCATAATCACATGGCGAAAAGTACATCGGGCGTCTTACCTATAAGGCCACATAAATTGAACTCAGTTCTACCAActgtaaaattgtaattttgcgatATTCAGTGCtctaattgaatttttaatggTTCGCTTTTTGTATGTACTACATCAATCTGATGATCGTTCTTAATGCCATTTAATACATAATCAACTATCTATCCTGATGAACATCATCTGGATTGAGGTAGCTTTTGTACCGGAAAGTCCAAAGAAATTTTGTTGGTCGGTTAACATAAGGATCACAGTAATAAAACCACTTATTTTATCAGCCTCGTAGTAACTCTGATTTACTTTTTACTAGCTTGAGTAAAAGTCGCATGTATCGCAATCAGTCAGCCTGAAGGTATAGCCCAGTAGAACCAAGCTACTCATGAAACAAAGCTACTAATTTGATCTTGTACTACATAAATGTCTATCAAGATGAATtaggcatgaaattaatgctgaccattttctgtattttaataAGGTCTATGTTCACGAAGCTGACGTCTTTGAACCAGTTGAAGCTGAGATCCAAAGCGCAGAAGGTCTTGTTGTACTGGAGGAAGTGAACAAGAGAGCTGTTGGTCGTCTCCATCACTTTCTGGAAGTGTTTGCACGGCAGATAGTTGTTACCTGGTGAGACGGCGTCAAAATTAACACATTTCAAAATGAGATTTGGTAAGCTTTAACATTTAGAGTGAGCAGCAGATTGGGACTTCTAGTACAAGAGGGGACAGCAAGACAGCGTCAGTAGACCAAGATTATGCAATGGCCGCTATGTGAGATTATACTCTATTGACAACGATTTAAACTGCCAAGAGGCAATGTTCGCTCTTCCTGTATccaaacaaacagacacatcTGTACAATTTGATAGGATAATAACAAATTATTGAAACGTCAACTATTATAATAACACATTTGTCATACATGTGACTTCGATTCTGAATTTTTGCTTTAAATATCCCTACCAAAGTGAAAATAAAGTGTAATTTAACGTTACCGAGAAACGACGAAAAGCGGACTTTAAATGGTCTTTAGAATACATTTCCAATGATTAACTGATAATGGTAAATTAATTATACCTGCCAAATCCACAGATATGTTCCTATTGCTGTGGACCAAACTCAGCGGGAACTTTGTGAGGTTGTTCGCTGAGGCATCCAGGACCGTCAGGTTAAAGAGATACGCGAACGGCCTCTGAATCGAAGACTGCAGCTTGTCGCTCGTCAAGTTGTTGTTGGATATGTTGAAACAGGCCAGCGCTGAGTGCTTCGGGAACTGACCTGggagttaataaataatagtttaaaaaaactaacaaaatatacctacgcttttataaaaaaaccaactaaaaaataaaaagttaataaatttgaattaaaaaaatagtgtaagaaaaaatcattttattgtaagCGTGGGGCGcttggtataagtagttataaatattttataaacagatatgagtagcagggttattttgattatatcctgaaaaacaccccacccttttttacaataaaatcattttttcttacactatttttaattaaaatttattaaagctgaagctaataaaagcgtattaaaatagatTAGGAGAGAGTTCTCAATTGTAAACACAAATATCCCCGAGGATCATAGTCAATCAAATACTAAAGAATTTTATGCGTTCCGGttcaaagataaacaatacagTTAAGACTTAGAACACATATAGCATTGTGGTTGGCGGCATTCCCGAATTTAACCTTCCTCATTTAACACTAGAGGCTGTCTAGGCTGTTTGTTCTCTTGTTTGGGTGTTCGCAGTACGCAAGTGTAATACTCAGATAATGCTGCTGCTCAGTCTCTAATAAAACTGTCGTCTTTATTCCTCTATTTaatcgctggtaacctaagagctattccagctactcacgGACCGGTAGAtgtgctcacgggctcaacctgagatagcttgctaacactagccctacccagagcagtgcttcgcggaatctaccacgggattggaatcgcgacccactgaggaaaCCCGAtatgaaactcagtgggtttacGACACCCAAAAGAGCTGAGCGtactattttaaattctaataaatGTGTAGTGAATTattccttatttttttttattgcctagatgtgtggacgagctcacagcccacctggtgttaagtggttactggaacccatagacatctacaacgaaaatgccgccacccaccttgagataagagttctaaggtctcagtatagttacaacggctgccccacccttcaaaccgaaacgcattactgcttcacggcagaaataggcagggcggtggtacctacccgtgcagattcacaagagatcctaacaccagtaaaatattacaagtttagtaattttaataattatattaaaatacaccactagtattataaattatattataaaattatgtttgtcTGTTTACCTAATACTTGCGTTATGAAGCTAATTATGCTTTTTTTGTCTTATTCTATACAACTTACTTGTATCATTATCACCTTTACTATTTTCCACTGTTTAGCggcattaacaataaaaaatgtatttataaacacaatGATATTGAGGAAGATCTTGTAATTAC encodes the following:
- the LOC101744451 gene encoding protein halfway encodes the protein MRRIYRALIDLSLWCFVMYLATFLPCIEMRVDDFDQPAPREQPPPPTVLPEPIEQYLNLGICFHMNRSSCPPKGVCTTLGPGNMSVFCCDMDTNFLKEFLPGILKQNKTHLHVLNATIDELDVSHSMFRRLTSMAFTDGNISKIIGQFPKHSALACFNISNNNLTSDKLQSSIQRPFAYLFNLTVLDASANNLTKFPLSLVHSNRNISVDLAGNNYLPCKHFQKVMETTNSSLVHFLQYNKTFCALDLSFNWFKDVSFVNIDLIKIQKMMNERCREIIPADINCTCAPERLEIIENEVTNLVSVDCAERQLKEMPTNLPPNTVKLNVSFNNITSLEAVGADESYGHLRQLIVDYNDIPNILELEGTKFIGNFMLFSIAHNKLKTIHTYVLSNSFETTGPALSIAGNFIHCDCNTEKTLKPWLLENFKSVPDYKSLECQDGLGPVVDLVESRVCHTPRDWTDYIYYIIGLEVLVLVLLISKVSYDYWVFKTAGYLPWPANKMPRLPCDWLCE